One Leclercia pneumoniae genomic region harbors:
- a CDS encoding DUF2756 family protein: MKRLLLLTTLLPFAVLAQPINTLNNPNQPGYQNPSQQRMQTQMMNQQQQQKGMLNQQLQTQTRIQQQQLQTQMNNNTQRIQQSQPGVQALPNTNGGMLNSTTSQSGMQQQHMLPQQQNGTLLNQP, from the coding sequence ATGAAACGACTTCTTTTACTGACGACGTTATTGCCTTTTGCCGTGCTGGCACAGCCGATTAATACGCTGAATAACCCTAATCAGCCGGGTTATCAGAATCCGAGCCAGCAACGGATGCAGACCCAGATGATGAACCAACAGCAGCAACAGAAAGGGATGCTGAATCAGCAGTTGCAGACGCAGACGCGCATCCAGCAACAGCAGCTGCAAACGCAGATGAATAACAATACGCAGAGGATCCAGCAAAGCCAGCCGGGTGTGCAGGCGTTACCCAACACCAACGGCGGCATGCTCAACAGCACCACCAGTCAGAGCGGCATGCAGCAACAGCATATGTTGCCGCAGCAGCAGAATGGTACCCTGCTTAACCAGCCGTAA